Below is a genomic region from Romeriopsis navalis LEGE 11480.
AAATCCCCTTCTACAAAGCGATGTCGTAGAAGGGGATTTTGCTGATTATAAGTTGATCTTGCCGATGTGTTAGGTAATCACAGTTGGTTTATCCATGCCTGTGTACTCGCGCACGCCCGCAATTTCGTCGGCGATCGCAATGAGTTCGCCCAGTGCGACTTGCGGGTCTTCCCCATGCTTGCTGGTGTCGGCTTCGTAGCTTTCTAGGTACAATCGCAGTGTTGCACCTTGAGTACCGGTTCCGGAGAGACGGAAGACCATACGTGAGCCGTCTTTAAAGCCGATGCGTACACCTTGACGGTTGCTGATGCTGCCGTCGATCGGGTCGGTATAGCTAAAGTCATCGGCGTACTGCACTTCATAGTTGCCGAATGTCCGCCCTGGGAGCGTGCCTAGAGCCCCGCGTAGCTGCTCCATTAGCTTGCTGGCTTTCTCTGCGTTGACGGCTTCGTAGTCATGGCGTGAGTAGACATTCCGGCCGTAGGTTTGCCAGTGTTCTTTAAGAATTTCTTCGACGGATTGACCGCGTACCGCAATGATATTCAACCAGAAGAGGACAGCCCATAGGCCATCTTTTTCACGCACGTGGTTCGAGCCGGTCCCGAAGCTTTCTTCGCCGCAGAGGGTGGCTTTACCTGCGTCGAGTAAATTGCCGAAGAATTTCCAGCCGGTGGGCGTTTCAAAGCATTCGATGCCGAGTTTTTTGGCGACGAGATCCGGGGCTTGGCTGGTGGGCATTGATCGGGCAATTCCGGCGAGTCCGCCTTTATAGCCTTTGACGAGGTGAGCATTCGCGGCGATAACTGCCAAACTGTCGCTTGGGGTCACAAAGAAATTGTTGCCGAGAATCATGTTGCGATCGCCATCCCCATCAGAAGCTGCTCCAAAGTCGGGCGCATCCTTGGCAAACAGAATTTCGACCAAATCGTGAGCATAGACTAGGTTTGGATCCGGATGTCCTTTGCCAAAGTCTTCGAGTGGGGTACCGTTCATGACCGTGCCCGCTGGTGCGCCGAGCAAGCCTTCAAAAATCCGTTTTGCGTAGGGTCCGGTGACGGCATGCATTGAGTCCATGCACATGCGGAAGTTGCCGCTGGTGAGGAGTGTCTTGATCTGGTCAAAATCAAACAGTGAAGCCATTAGCTCGGCATAGTCATCGACCGAATCGATTACTTCGACCGTCATCTCCCCAAGCTGAGTGGAGCCGAGTCGATCGAGGTCAATGTCATTGGCTTCCAGAATCTTGTACTCGGTGATGTTCTGGGTGTGGCTGTAAATGTCGTCTGTGACCTTTTCCGGTGCTGGTCCACCATTACTGACATTGTATTTAATCCCAAAATCACCGTCCGGGCCGCCGGGGTTGTGGCTGGCGGAGAGGACGATGCCGCCGAAGGCGTTGTATTTGCGAATGACGCAGGAAGCGGCTGGAGTTGCGAGGATGCCTGCCTGTCCCACCAAGACTTTGCCAAATCCATTGGCCGCTGCCATTTTGAGGATGATTTGTAGCGCTTGACGGTTGTAGTAGCGGCCATCACCGCCCACGACTAGGGTGTGACCGGCGTAACCGTCAAGGGAGTTGAAGATTGCCTGAACAAAGTTTTCGAGGTAGTTGGGTTGCTGGAATACGGGGACTTGTTTCCGTAAGCCAGATGTACCGGGCTTTTGACCATCGATCGGCTGGGTGCTGACCGTCTTGATGTTGTTGGGGGCAGTTGTCATGCCGTGGTGCTCTCCAGAGGCTTGCTGTATAGGATTTTAAAGCGCAAGCGGACATTGCTTCAAGAATTCTTACATACAGATCGAAAAAGATTGTTATAAGTTAATGTCTACCTTCTGGCCCGCAGCATCGAATTTTTCCGCCAAATCATGGTGTTTGGGGTTTGACGCGCAAGACTTACGGCGGATTTCTGAGGGCCGGCGGCAATTATGACTCCCGTGTTATGTCACGATATTAATGATGCGCTGTCTGTAAATTGGCTGGGTAATTGACCAAGATTGAGCCAGTTGCGATAGCCTGGGGTTCACTGAGATTGCCGACGAGATGACTCAACTTCCTGACCTGACGCGTAAAGTCGATATCGGTGCAATTTCTGCCCGGTTGAATCGATCGCTGCAACCCCAAGGTGTGAATGCTGTAGTTGTTTACCAAGCGAATTGTCTCAAGATTTCTTTAGAAAGTCTGGATGTCCCGGATCAGGCGCGTTTAAGCTCGCATGTTGTGGCGATCGTGCAGGAATTGCGGGTGCCGGTAATGCGGCTGGACTTGAGTGGGTATCGGAGTGGTCAGGATGCGGCGGTTTGGCAACAAACGTTGCGGCGGCGGCGGGGGCAATTTGTGGCGAATGTCCAGACGCAATTGCCAACACTCCAGCAAAACCCGCGATCGACGCCACCGACTCAGAAAGTTGTGAAGTCTACCGATCGTGCCGTGGGAAAATCGTCAGCGGATTTGCTGGTGGCGGCAAAGCGGGGTGATTTGTCAGCGATTCAGGCGGTAGTGAATGCGGCTTTGGCGAAATATCCTGGGGTGCGATCGCAGGTGGAACTGCGAAACGGGTGTTTGAAATTGATGCTCGAATCGCAGGGGTACCTTGGCGGTCCGGCCTTTGCGAATGAGTTGGCGTTGCAGTTGAATCCGCTGAGTTCGGCGCGTATCCAGCGGCTGGAAATTTATAAACGTAAAGTCGCCCAAGCAGCGCCTTTTCTGATTCAAACTGTGTCGTTGCCAGTTGAGCGGGTGAAAATTGTGCCTGAGGTGGTGCCGTCTCGTAAATCCATGCGGCCAGTCTGCCCGATCGGGGTGCAGTTAATTGCTTGGCTGGCGGCGGGTGTTGGCTTGGTTAACTTGCTAATTGTGCTAGCGATGGTTGTTGTATTGATTGCGGCAATGGTTTCAGCTACCGATGGCTTGGATGTGTCGGTCACGCTGCCCTACGTGGCATTTATATTGCTGTCGAGTTTGGCGGTGGCGGCGGGTGCGTTTGTGGTAGCGATCGGTCTGCGTCAAATGAAACGTTGGAGCTTGTGGCTCAGCAATCTTTTGGCGGGCTTTATGCTATTTCGCGGGGGATTAATGTTGCGTGATGTTTGGGGCACACAAACGGCGATTCTGAATATTGAAATTGTGATTGTGGCGATTGCCGGTTTAATGCTGCTGTATTTAACACAGCGCAAAATTTCGAAGCAATTTCAATAAACGATCTGAATATGTGCGCGATGCCAAGTCCCTACGAATGAAGCGATTCCATGGAGTCAGGTTTTCCCCAAGAGTGCGCGCCCATTTAACCCGTCTACTTTTCTTAATTCCCCATTCTCAATTCTTCATTCCCAATTCCTTCCCAAAGCGTCAAAATAGGTCAAATAGTGGATTGACTGGAGCAGGGGCGCATGGATCGGCAAGCGGTATTGCGTTTGATTGAGCAGGCGGCAGCGGAAGGGTGGGAGGAACTTGATCTGTCGGGGATGAAGCTGACTGAGTTGCCGCCAGAGATTGGTCAGTTGGGGCAGTTGAAGCGTTTGTTCTTGGGGAAGTGGGATGATGAGAAGGAGGAAGGCGCTGGGAACCTTTTGACGACTTTGCCAGAAGAGCTAGGTCAGCTTCAGCAGCTTGAAGAGTTGTATGCCTATGACAACCAGATTACTGTTATCCCTGAATTCATCGCTAAATTGACCAGACTCACAAAGCTGAGTTTTGCCGAAAACAAAATTACTGAAATTCCAGATTGGATTTCAAATCTGACGCATTTGGCGGAGCTGGAACTGTGGAAAAATCAGATTCGTATCTTGCCAGAATCGATCGCGAACCTGACCAATCTAACGAAGCTCAGTCTTGGAGCGAACCAGATTAGTGAGGTGCCAAAGTGGATTGCTAGTTTGACACATCTGACGGAGCTTGGTCTGAGTGGGAACCAGATTACGGCCATACCTACGGTACTCTCGCAGTTAACTAGCCTCACTAAGCTCTATCTCGGAAAAACCCAACTCACTGAGATACCGGAATGGATTGCTAGTTTGACTGATCTGACGGAGCTTTACCTGTGGGAAAATCAACTCACT
It encodes:
- a CDS encoding alpha-D-glucose phosphate-specific phosphoglucomutase encodes the protein MTTAPNNIKTVSTQPIDGQKPGTSGLRKQVPVFQQPNYLENFVQAIFNSLDGYAGHTLVVGGDGRYYNRQALQIILKMAAANGFGKVLVGQAGILATPAASCVIRKYNAFGGIVLSASHNPGGPDGDFGIKYNVSNGGPAPEKVTDDIYSHTQNITEYKILEANDIDLDRLGSTQLGEMTVEVIDSVDDYAELMASLFDFDQIKTLLTSGNFRMCMDSMHAVTGPYAKRIFEGLLGAPAGTVMNGTPLEDFGKGHPDPNLVYAHDLVEILFAKDAPDFGAASDGDGDRNMILGNNFFVTPSDSLAVIAANAHLVKGYKGGLAGIARSMPTSQAPDLVAKKLGIECFETPTGWKFFGNLLDAGKATLCGEESFGTGSNHVREKDGLWAVLFWLNIIAVRGQSVEEILKEHWQTYGRNVYSRHDYEAVNAEKASKLMEQLRGALGTLPGRTFGNYEVQYADDFSYTDPIDGSISNRQGVRIGFKDGSRMVFRLSGTGTQGATLRLYLESYEADTSKHGEDPQVALGELIAIADEIAGVREYTGMDKPTVIT
- a CDS encoding leucine-rich repeat domain-containing protein, with protein sequence MDRQAVLRLIEQAAAEGWEELDLSGMKLTELPPEIGQLGQLKRLFLGKWDDEKEEGAGNLLTTLPEELGQLQQLEELYAYDNQITVIPEFIAKLTRLTKLSFAENKITEIPDWISNLTHLAELELWKNQIRILPESIANLTNLTKLSLGANQISEVPKWIASLTHLTELGLSGNQITAIPTVLSQLTSLTKLYLGKTQLTEIPEWIASLTDLTELYLWENQLTEIPEWIGSLTDLTELYLSENQISEIPSAISQLTSLTKLYLGKNQISEIPEWIGGLTELTELYLSENQISEIPSAISQLTSLTKLYLSKNQISEIPEWIG